In a single window of the Syntrophorhabdaceae bacterium genome:
- a CDS encoding DNA-binding protein: protein MIMREFQLKGIYQGRLSKGCDLLEGIKSFLKDKSIQKGMISGIGAVSRAKIGYFDQHERIYKIINIHEPLEVLSLKGNISIKEGELFPHIHGIFSKTDCSCIGGHVFEGTEVFAFEFEIFEFSGEAFTREYDKDTGLYLWCK from the coding sequence ATGATTATGAGAGAATTTCAGTTAAAAGGAATATATCAAGGCAGGCTTTCAAAAGGTTGTGATTTATTGGAGGGTATAAAATCATTTTTAAAAGATAAGTCCATTCAAAAGGGCATGATATCTGGAATAGGCGCTGTTTCAAGGGCAAAAATTGGTTATTTTGACCAACATGAAAGGATTTACAAGATAATCAATATCCATGAACCATTAGAGGTTCTATCATTAAAAGGAAATATATCCATCAAGGAAGGAGAGCTATTTCCTCATATCCACGGAATCTTTTCTAAGACAGATTGCTCATGTATTGGGGGCCATGTATTTGAGGGAACAGAGGTATTTGCCTTTGAATTTGAGATATTTGAATTCTCTGGAGAGGCATTTACAAGGGAATATGACAAAGACACAGGGCTATATCTCTGGTGTAAATAA